Proteins encoded within one genomic window of Actinoplanes octamycinicus:
- a CDS encoding HAD family hydrolase has protein sequence MTPAALLLDFGGVLADSTGPFRAAPPELVLRIYNLTRGALQPGQIQRALTDGAAAHARWRDEDHPDELSQAEVWERFVIKGWPPAAAVPVRGAIGKLSYDWARRDDWALRPGIPEALAAYAAAGVPMAVVSNTLSGAAHRDYLAKTGLSHYFAVQVYSDEAGVRKPNPQMIWLATDALGVAPAGCWFVGDSRRRDVACARRADVARAILMPSGRADPPGSPDPDVIVEDGHALAALLS, from the coding sequence GTGACGCCCGCGGCTCTCCTGCTCGATTTCGGCGGGGTGCTCGCCGACTCCACCGGGCCGTTCCGGGCCGCCCCGCCCGAGCTGGTGCTGCGGATCTACAACCTGACCCGGGGCGCGCTGCAGCCCGGGCAGATCCAGCGGGCGCTCACCGACGGGGCCGCCGCCCATGCCCGCTGGCGGGACGAGGACCATCCGGACGAGCTGTCCCAGGCGGAGGTCTGGGAGCGCTTCGTGATCAAGGGCTGGCCGCCGGCTGCCGCGGTGCCGGTCCGCGGCGCGATCGGCAAGCTCAGCTACGACTGGGCGCGGCGCGACGACTGGGCGCTGCGTCCCGGCATCCCGGAGGCGCTGGCCGCCTACGCCGCGGCCGGCGTCCCGATGGCCGTGGTCAGCAACACGCTCAGCGGCGCCGCGCACCGGGACTACCTGGCCAAGACCGGCTTGAGCCACTATTTCGCGGTGCAGGTCTACAGCGACGAGGCCGGCGTCCGGAAACCCAACCCGCAGATGATCTGGCTGGCCACCGACGCGCTCGGGGTGGCGCCGGCCGGCTGCTGGTTCGTCGGGGACAGCCGGCGGCGGGACGTCGCCTGCGCCCGCCGCGCCGACGTCGCCCGGGCGATCCTGATGCCGTCCGGGCGGGCCGACCCGCCGGGAAGCCCGGACCCGGATGTCATCGTCGAGGACGGTCACGCTCTGGCCGCGCTGCTCAGCTGA
- a CDS encoding ROK family protein: MTFTLTIDCGGGGIKGSVLDDAGTMRAHPIRVPTPYPLPPDLFVKTLVDLGTQLPAADRVTVGMPGMIRHGVVVATPHYVTRSGPRTKVDPDLFEAWRGFDARTALAEAFGLPTLVLNDAEVHGAGVVAGTGCELVLTLGTGLGCALFDGGELAPHLEMSQAPVRWGMSYDTYIGEHERRRLGDALWSRRVRNVVEGLRPVFLWDRVYLGGGNSRLITPAQLARMGDDVVVVPNTAGIVGGVRAWTLGQR, from the coding sequence GTGACTTTCACCCTCACGATCGACTGTGGCGGCGGCGGGATCAAGGGTTCCGTGCTCGATGACGCGGGCACCATGCGGGCACATCCGATCCGGGTGCCCACGCCGTACCCGTTGCCGCCCGACCTGTTCGTCAAGACGCTGGTCGATCTCGGCACGCAGCTGCCGGCCGCGGACCGGGTCACGGTCGGGATGCCGGGCATGATCCGGCACGGCGTGGTGGTGGCCACCCCGCACTACGTGACCCGCAGCGGCCCGCGCACCAAGGTGGACCCGGACCTGTTCGAGGCGTGGCGCGGGTTCGACGCCCGGACCGCGCTGGCCGAGGCGTTCGGGCTGCCCACCCTGGTGCTCAACGACGCCGAGGTGCACGGCGCCGGGGTGGTCGCCGGGACCGGGTGCGAGCTGGTGCTGACCCTGGGGACCGGGCTGGGCTGCGCCCTCTTCGACGGCGGCGAGCTGGCTCCGCACCTGGAGATGTCGCAGGCGCCGGTGCGCTGGGGGATGTCCTACGACACCTACATCGGCGAGCACGAGCGCCGCCGCCTGGGTGACGCGCTCTGGTCCCGCCGGGTCCGCAACGTGGTGGAGGGCTTGCGCCCGGTCTTCCTCTGGGACCGGGTCTACCTGGGCGGTGGCAACTCCCGGCTGATCACTCCGGCGCAGCTGGCCCGGATGGGCGACGACGTGGTGGTGGTGCCGAACACGGCCGGCATCGTCGGCGGCGTGCGTGCCTGGACGCTGGGGCAGCGGTGA
- the bioD gene encoding dethiobiotin synthase translates to MEWHGIVLVTGTDTEVGKTISTAAVAAAAQAAGLRVAVVKPGQTGTVTGAPTDAEVVTRLAGPDTVKTLAEYPEPLAPLAAAKVAELPPLELYAVVDAIRAEADKHDLVLVEGAGGLLVPMGVRPSGETWTFADLATTLGANVLVVARAGLGTLNHTALTLEALSRRGVPAKVILGAWPAEPELVHWANLSELVPHLVGALPAGAGSMDPGVFRRSAPGWLTPALHGVLDNWRVWAEEAG, encoded by the coding sequence CTGGAGTGGCACGGGATCGTCCTGGTCACCGGCACCGACACCGAGGTCGGCAAGACGATCAGCACCGCCGCGGTCGCGGCCGCCGCCCAGGCCGCCGGCCTGCGGGTGGCCGTGGTCAAGCCGGGCCAGACCGGCACCGTCACCGGCGCGCCGACCGACGCCGAGGTGGTCACCCGGCTGGCCGGCCCGGACACGGTGAAGACCCTGGCGGAGTATCCCGAGCCGCTCGCCCCGCTGGCCGCCGCCAAGGTCGCCGAGCTGCCGCCGCTGGAGCTCTACGCGGTGGTCGACGCGATCCGGGCCGAGGCCGACAAGCACGACCTGGTGCTGGTCGAGGGCGCCGGCGGCCTGCTGGTCCCGATGGGCGTGCGGCCCTCCGGCGAGACCTGGACCTTCGCCGACCTGGCCACCACGCTGGGGGCGAACGTGCTGGTGGTGGCCCGCGCCGGGCTCGGCACGCTGAACCACACGGCGCTCACCCTGGAGGCGCTCAGCCGCCGCGGCGTGCCGGCCAAGGTGATCCTCGGCGCCTGGCCGGCCGAGCCCGAGCTGGTTCACTGGGCCAACCTCAGCGAGCTGGTCCCGCACCTGGTCGGCGCGCTGCCGGCCGGCGCCGGATCGATGGATCCGGGTGTCTTCCGCCGTTCCGCGCCGGGCTGGCTGACCCCCGCCCTGCACGGTGTCCTGGACAACTGGCGGGTCTGGGCGGAAGAGGCGGGCTAG